One window from the genome of bacterium encodes:
- a CDS encoding Gfo/Idh/MocA family oxidoreductase, with protein MKRREFLAQAGAAALGSMAAPIIVPSSVFGKDAPSRRITVGMIGTGRQGIHVNLKNGFLTLPNCQVIAVNDVDSWRMDLAAAVINEAYSKANKKFQGVKKYADYRELIASKEIDAVMVSTPDHWHAPAGIAAALAGKHVAMEKALSISYSHSKALIEAVKAKGVANRLDSEFRSLRAFQRAAEIVHNRIIGDLQHVAVGVPGELNGSAVGPQPEMAIPKALNYDMWLGPAFPAPYTQSRVHDPVTIDTRPGWLRIDDYCNGMITNWGAHLVDIALWGMKRENELPVKVKGAGRFSQGLWNTIEVFEIEYLYQDGFVMHYKIDEPYVLFEGSAGWVKVTYPDKLQASDEKILDYRPAAGDKDYAGTLTDKADFLKAVETGGKSLEPLEVGHTVYFTTLMGLISVKLGCELTWDKTAGKFVNDAAANAMLMRPFREKWLDRNVVEWMNKFQEVKLG; from the coding sequence ATGAAGCGCAGAGAGTTTTTAGCCCAAGCCGGTGCCGCCGCCCTTGGCAGCATGGCTGCTCCGATTATCGTGCCTTCTTCGGTATTCGGCAAGGATGCACCCAGCCGACGCATCACCGTGGGGATGATCGGCACCGGTCGGCAGGGGATACACGTCAACCTGAAAAACGGATTTTTAACGCTGCCGAATTGTCAGGTGATTGCGGTGAACGACGTGGATTCTTGGCGCATGGATCTGGCCGCAGCGGTCATCAATGAGGCTTACTCCAAAGCGAATAAAAAATTCCAGGGCGTTAAAAAATATGCTGACTACCGTGAATTGATCGCCAGTAAAGAGATTGATGCCGTGATGGTATCAACGCCTGATCACTGGCATGCGCCGGCAGGCATCGCGGCGGCGCTGGCCGGCAAACATGTCGCCATGGAGAAGGCACTGTCGATCAGCTACTCGCACAGTAAAGCCTTGATCGAGGCGGTTAAAGCCAAAGGCGTGGCCAATCGTCTTGACAGCGAGTTCCGTTCCTTGCGCGCCTTTCAGAGAGCAGCAGAGATCGTGCATAACCGGATTATCGGCGATTTGCAGCATGTCGCAGTGGGTGTACCGGGAGAGCTGAACGGCAGTGCAGTCGGACCGCAACCGGAAATGGCCATCCCCAAAGCGCTCAACTATGACATGTGGTTGGGTCCGGCGTTCCCGGCGCCTTACACCCAGAGCCGTGTGCACGATCCCGTCACAATCGATACCCGGCCAGGCTGGCTGCGAATCGACGACTATTGCAACGGCATGATCACCAATTGGGGCGCTCATCTGGTGGATATCGCCCTGTGGGGAATGAAGCGGGAAAATGAACTGCCGGTGAAAGTGAAAGGCGCGGGCCGCTTTAGCCAAGGGTTGTGGAATACCATCGAGGTGTTTGAAATTGAATACCTCTATCAGGATGGTTTTGTGATGCACTACAAGATTGATGAGCCCTATGTGTTGTTTGAGGGATCGGCCGGCTGGGTCAAGGTCACTTATCCCGACAAACTACAGGCAAGCGATGAAAAGATTTTGGATTACCGACCCGCGGCGGGCGACAAGGACTATGCCGGCACGTTGACCGATAAAGCCGATTTCTTGAAAGCGGTGGAGACCGGCGGCAAGTCATTGGAACCGTTGGAGGTCGGACATACGGTCTATTTCACTACTCTGATGGGACTGATATCGGTGAAACTGGGGTGCGAGTTGACCTGGGATAAAACAGCCGGCAAGTTTGTCAATGATGCAGCAGCCAATGCCATGCTGATGCGGCCGTTTCGCGAAAAATGGCTCGACCGCAACGTGGTGGAATGGATGAATAAATTCCAGGAGGTGAAGCTTGGCTAG